From the genome of Delphinus delphis chromosome 8, mDelDel1.2, whole genome shotgun sequence, one region includes:
- the HARBI1 gene encoding putative nuclease HARBI1 produces MAIPITVLDCDLLLYGRGHRTLDRFKLDDVTDEYLMSMYGFPRQFIYYLVELLGASLSRPTQRSRAISPETQILAALGFYTSGSFQTRMGDAIGISQASMSRCVANVTEALVERASQFIRFPADEASVQALKDEFYGLAGMPGVIGVVDCIHVAIKAPNAEDLSYVNRKGLHSLNCLMVCDIRGALMTVETNWPGSLQDCAVLQQSSLSSQFEAGMHKESWLLGDSSFFLRTWLMTPLHIPETPAEYRYNMAHSATHSVIEKTFRTLCSRFRCLDGSKGALQYSPEKSSHIILACCVLHNISLEHGLDVWSSPGTGPVEQPPEEEYEHMESLDLEADRIRQELMLTHFS; encoded by the exons ATGGCTATACCAATAACAGTACTTGACTGTGATCTCTTGCTATATGGCCGAGGTCACCGCACATTGGACCGCTTTAAGCTGGATGATGTGACAGATGAATACTTGATGTCCATGTATGGGTTTCCTCGACAGTTCATTTATTACTTGGTGGAGCTCTTGGGGGCCAGTCTTTCTAGACCTACTCAGAGATCCAGGGCTATTAGCCCAGAGACACAGATCCTTGCAGCACTGGGCTTCTATACCTCAGGTTCCTTCCAGACTCGGATGGGGGATGCTATTGGAATCAGTCAGGCATCTATGAGTCGATGTGTTGCCAATGTCACCGAAGCGCTTGTGGAAAGAGCTTCGCAGTTCATCCGCTTTCCAGCTGATGAAGCCTCCGTGCAGGCTCTGAAGGATGAATTCTATGGGTTGGCAGGGATGCCAGGGGTCATAGGGGTGGTTGACTGTATCCATGTGGCAATCAAGGCACCAAATGCTGAAGACCTTTCCTATGTGAACCGCAAAGGTCTTCATTCTTTAAACTGCCTCATGGTGTGTGACATCAGAGGGGCACTGATGACTGTGGAAACAAACTGGCCGGGGAGCCTCCAGGACTGTGCTGTGCTGCAGCAGTCTTCTCTCAGCAGTCAGTTCGAAGCTGGGATGCACAAAGAGAGCTGGCTGCTTG GTGACAGTTCCTTCTTTCTCCGCACCTGGCTTATGACCCCACTTCACATTCCCGAAACTCCAGCCGAATATCGCTATAATATGGCCCATTCTGCAACTCACAGTGTGATTGAGAAGACTTTCCGAACCCTCTGCTCCCGATTCCGCTGCCTGGATGGATCCAAGGGGGCACTGCAGTACTCACCGGAGAAGTCCAGCCACATCATCTTGGCCTGCTGCGTCCTCCACAACATCTCCCTGGAGCATGGGTTGGATGTCTGGTCCTCTCCAGGGACAGGACCCGTGGAACAGCCTCCTGAGGAAGAGTATGAGCACATGGAGTCCTTGGACCTAGAGGCTGACCGTATCCGTCAGGAGTTGATGCTCACTCACTTCAGCTAA